Within Paenibacillus albicereus, the genomic segment GGGTTCGGACGTGGAATCGAGGAGAGCAGCGCCGCCGTGTACGGGTGAAGCGGCTTGTTGTACAGCTCCTCCGTAGGGCCGACCTCAGCCATCTTGCCCAGGTACATGACCCCGACGCGGTCGGAGATGTGGCGGACGACGTTCAGGCCGTGGGCGATGAACAGGAACGTCAGGCCGAGCTCCTTTTGCAGGCGGGCCAGCAGATTGAGCACCTGCGACTGGACGGATACGTCCAGCGCGCTTACCGCCTCATCCGCGACGATGAACTTCGGACTCAGCGCGATCGAGCGCGCGATGCCGACGCGCTGCCGCTGGCCGCCGGAGAACTCATGCGGATAGCGGTTGCGGCGGGAGGCGTCGAGGCCGACGAGCTCCATCAGCTCGACGACGCGGGCGTCGATCTGCGCGGGCGTCATGTTCGTATGCACCTTGAGCGGCTCGCCGATGATGTCGCTGACCAGGAAGCGCGGATTCAAGGAACCGAACGGATCCTGGAAGATGATCTGCAGATCCTGGCGCAGGTCGCGCAGCTTCGAGCTGCCGAGCGCATGGATATTCTGGCCGTTG encodes:
- a CDS encoding ABC transporter ATP-binding protein, encoding MSKQLSNETLIEIKHIKKYFPIKKGLLSRVVGQVKAVDDISLEIKKGETFGLVGESGCGKSTLGRVILRLQSATDGEVIYNGQNIHALGSSKLRDLRQDLQIIFQDPFGSLNPRFLVSDIIGEPLKVHTNMTPAQIDARVVELMELVGLDASRRNRYPHEFSGGQRQRVGIARSIALSPKFIVADEAVSALDVSVQSQVLNLLARLQKELGLTFLFIAHGLNVVRHISDRVGVMYLGKMAEVGPTEELYNKPLHPYTAALLSSIPRPNPALKRERIILKGDVPSPANPPSGCRFHPRCPMAQDRCKAEEPLLAEVLPGRQVACHFPLVEDGALARLAAKTLG